In Ostrinia nubilalis chromosome 12, ilOstNubi1.1, whole genome shotgun sequence, one DNA window encodes the following:
- the LOC135076743 gene encoding cadherin-89D isoform X2, which translates to MTSAMAPRILIVLLAIVFARRAICCNFYPVGEYLKFVRIPENLKVGDEVLKVEVHPRKNLSLQPVDREEDAHLFTYRDVNRTHVAVVLAQSVDALVDSDTPQNVVKFRLGCDFDTGDDLISAYLSVTVYIEDVNDNVPQFLDTPYRITVDELTPTGLTIYKGIRAFDRDKPNTPNSDIQYSITSGDPEGHFALESSHKPSLVLRKPLDYDAGDKEFTLGITASDRGSPPRSSNTTVHIIVQDNDDLPPKFTQDAYKTQIPEFYPILGKRIHQELLFPEPIHAYDQDLGVNAPLRYELISGNERKLFTLDQLNGTMFLEKEIDLDIEVGLPGNTFVLQIQAAQVDNPLKTAQARVEVEIIDLNDNLPEFEVDFYNISIVENLPNGFSVLQVMASDRDQGDNGEFTYQLSDAEGAFSIDPRSGWLTVRNQSVLDREKHSSLRMKVYAKEKNPSVVGTFLDKQRLSKWRRNPSTSRPPYKDKTTYVFPDKINTRNENIEYFEDIHQLMSFVTVEVTLLDANDNNPVFVPSNLYEFAIKSNSKPGTFIGKVKAVDPDLGRNGIVLYDLQRTSNLTITSPFQVDPQTGAISVAESPIVEGRHALFIEASDQPANPSERRYSLAVITIDVTRATKGNRPDRPDFVGAPYEFWVGSNVGIGTSVGQIRINEAMNKNDVSYDLLHSYEEGVPFAVEEKSGVITVIDELSNFNRPLYDFEAVALQENANISISTNTTIHVVDVKDERGVLLKGAHSPLVFHVKENIAGATIGQIFHVNISALPVNSTGNIRFIIANQQDVTDDIAIGQDGTIFAQKPLDRERRDTYRMTVIAEFNKGVISGAGIYQVTIHVDDDNDNPPVFEMPVYEGFIKENSKRGTEVKTSNKIKATDADEGLNAQFMYTLFGDGHELFSVDEKTGIVTFIGNKLDREEKSMYLLKIAARDKGGLNSEAKLTITIVDENDNEPVFNQIIIPLGENVELLEADDKHKVKIYREKKNDLTGIITNTELKPKNKFAFNVSELGPLFLVPENVAIGSTILKLNAIDMDSGTNGQVRYEFVSEVFIPPHALTPHMMQIKRYFVINERHGHIIVARSLPPESEFRLNLLAIDGGELNDKLSVRVFVKDVNDHYPMFKKSWYTFNVEEAQYSRRVLGKVDATDADFGQNANLTYFIQPSSKELPFEISPLTGVFSVNGELDREKEDKYILTVVARDNGQDKKSSSVSVEIQVLDVNDNAPKFFGYDDILQWKHPEAGELSNHNFESVLMIPVYKAVLPENAPIGTVVTKVYANDSDFIGNGNGLILYSLPQKKNQLNLFAIDSKEGIITTTGRLDYETQSMHNVTVVASDLGSPSLSSTAMLLLTVTDVPDEIEVSDKPVFISRYYELEIEENVQTPIELVTLNLTEHYETFKMKYFILNENDTDIKRTFIIDPKNGTLYMIKSPDRETRDVYEVIVRAERQKISRELPHMIYPVPDDVLEGMTKFDVKVIVRIRDVNDNAPKFINGGRPLVTAITTTAPFGYQVIQLQATDADSGINADIRYQIINEQAPRFAIDHVTGRVRVVGSLIRDSGRVFGFDVKATDKRGADDGKSAIANVFVYVLDENKQLVLVVAAKPMEVEKEISNITRYLTKMTGFDIRVRRLEANTKASMDGYATDIYLYAVDPMSNAIIDMEVLQKSLLKREVDLRHELAGFRVLEVGDTAMVSARSGRLLSTMEISVVALGCIVFVGACTTAVCVLCVRKTRRDHRHHKRKHVTHYIV; encoded by the exons GTTGCAACTTTTATCCTGTAGGCGAATACCTGAAATTCGTCAGGATACCAGAGAACCTCAAGGTTGGAGATGAGGTTCTGAAGGTGGAAGTGCATCCAAG GAAGAACCTGAGCCTGCAGCCGGTGGACCGAGAGGAGGACGCGCACCTGTTCACGTACCGTGATGTCAACCGCACGCACGTGGCCGTGGTGCTGGCGCAGAGCGTGGACGCACTGGTGGACAGCGACACGCCgcaaaacgtcgtcaagttccGCCTCGGCTGCGACTTCGACACCGGCGACGACCTG ATCTCAGCGTACCTCTCAGTGACGGTGTACATCGAGGACGTCAACGACAACGTGCCTCAGTTCCTGGACACCCCCTACCGCATCACAGTCGATGAACTTACGCCTACAG GACTAACAATCTACAAGGGCATCCGCGCCTTCGACCGCGACAAGCCAAATACACCCAACTCCGACATCCAGTACAGCATCACGTCCGGAGACCCTGAGGGCCACTTCGCCTTGGAGAGCTCCCACAAACCATCGCTAGTGCTGAGAAAGCCACTGGACTACGATGCTGGTGACAAGGAGTTCACGCTTGGTATCACGGCTTCa gaCCGTGGTTCGCCGCCTCGAAGTTCGAACACAACCGTGCACATCATTGTGCAAGATAACGATGACCTGCCTCCAAAGTTCACTCAGGATGCGTACAAAACTCAAATACCCGAGTTTTATCCCATTTTG GGCAAGCGTATCCACCAAGAGCTGCTATTTCCAGAGccgatccacgcgtacgatcAGGATCTAGGTGTGAACGCGCCACTCCGCTACGAGCTGATCTCTGGCAACGAGAGGAAGCTGTTCACACTGGACCAGCTCAACGGGACTATGTTCTTGGAGAAAGAGATCGATTTGGATATAGAAGTGGGGTTACCTG gaaacACATTTGTGCTTCAAATTCAAGCAGCTCAAGTCGACAATCCTTTGAAGACAGCTCAAGCCCGAGTGGAAGTAGAAATAATAGACTTGAACGACAATTTACCTGAGTTTGAAGTTGATTTCTACAACATTAGCATCGTGGAAAACTTGCCAAATG GATTTAGCGTTCTACAAGTCATGGCCTCTGATAGAGATCAAGGTGATAATGGAGAATTCACATATCAATTGAGCGATGCTGAAGGTGCATTTTCAATAGACCCTAGATCTGGATGGCTCACTGTTAGGAATCAG tctGTTTTAGATAGAGAAAAACATTCATCTCTGAGAATGAAAGTATACGCCAAGGAAAAGAATCCAAGCGTTGTAGGTACTTTTTTAGACAAGCAACGCTTATCAAAATGGCGACGAAATCCTTCAACCTCCAGACCACCTTACAAAGATAAAACGACTTACGTgtttcctgataaaataaataccaGGAATGAAAACATTGAGTACTTTGAAGATATCCATCAACTAATGTCATTTGTTACTGTTGAAGTAACTTTGCTAGACGCTAATGACAATAATCCTGTATTTGTTCCTAGTAATTTATACGAATTCGcaataaaatctaattctaagcCGGGCACATTCATTGGGAAAGTTAAAGCAGTTGATCCAGATCTTGGAAGAAATGGAATAGTTTTATACGATTTGCAAAGGACAAGTAATTTAACAATAACTTCGCCATTTCAAGTAGATCCTCAGACAGGGGCTATCTCGGTAGCAGAGTCTCCAATAGTTGAGGGCAGACATGCTTTATTCATTGAGGCATCGGATCAACCCGCCAATCCAAGTGAAAGAAGATACTCGTTAGCTGTTATTACTATCGATGTCACTAGAGCTACCAAAG GTAATAGACCGGACAGGCCTGATTTTGTCGGAGCTCCTTATGAGTTCTGGGTTGGCTCTAACGTTGGAATTGGAACAAGTGTGGGCCAAATAAGAATTAATGAAGCAATGAACAAAAATGATGTTTCTTACGACCTATTACATAGTTATGAAGAAGGAG tACCATTCGCCGTTGAGGAAAAATCTGGAGTCATAACTGTAATAGATGAACTTTCGAATTTCAATCGACCTTTATATGATTTTGAAGCGGTAGCTTTACAAGAGAATGCAAACATATCAATATCCACTAAcactacgattcatgttgttgaCGTAAAAGACGAGAGAGGTGTTTTattgaa GGGTGCGCATTCACCACTTGTGTTCCACGTCAAAGAAAATATTGCTGGCGCGACCATtggacaaatatttcatgtcAATATAAGCGCACTTCCAGTGAATAGTACAGGAAATATTCGATTTATCATCGCAAATCAACAAGATGTAACAGACGATATAGCCATTG GTCAGGATGGCACGATTTTTGCCCAAAAACCTTTGGACCGAGAAAGACGAGACACGTATCGAATGACTGTTATTGCTGAATTCAACAAAGGAGTGATATCTGGCGCTGGTATCTATCAAGTTACGATACACGTTGATGATGATAACGATAATCCTCCAGTATTTGAGATGCCTGTTTATGAAGGATTTATCAAAGAAAATTCAAAGAGAGGAACAGAAGTAAAAACAAGTAATAAGATAAAAGCTACTGATGCAGATGAGGGCCTTAATGCGCAATTTATGTACACTCTATTTGGAGATGGGCATGAATTATTTAGTGTCGATGAAAAAACTGGAATTGTGACCTTCATCGGAAATAAATTAGACCGGGAAGAAAAAAGCATGTACCTCTTGAAAATTGCAGCCAGAGATAAAGGAGGGCTCAATTCAGAGGCTAAATTAACAATTACGATAGTAGATGAGAATGACAATGAGCCAGTATTTAATCAAATCATAATACCACTGGGAGAAAATGTAGAGTTATTAGAAGCAGATGATAAACACAAAGTGAAAATTTATCGTGAAAAGAAAAACGATCTAACGGGCATAATAACAAATACagaattaaaaccaaaaaataaatttgctTTTAATGTCAGCGAGTTGGGTCCATTATTTTTGGTGCCAGAAAATGTAGCTATCGGTTCAACAATTTTGAAATTGAACGCCATTGATATGGATAGTGGTACTAATGGTCAAGTGAGATATGAATTTGTTTCGGAAGTTTTTATACCTCCACATGCATTAACTCCTCATATGATGCAAATCAAAAGATACTTTGTTATTAACGAAAGACACGGTCATATTATTGTAGCACGATCTTTGCCTCCTGAATCGGAATTTAGACTTAATCTGTTGGCTATAGACGGAGGAGAATTGAATGACAAGCTTTCAGTCAGAGTCTTTGTCAAAGATGTTAATGATCACTATCCTATGTTCAAAAAATCATGGTACACATTTAATGTGGAGGAAGCTCAATATTCAAGAAGAGTTCTAGGAAAAGTAGATGCTACTGATGCTGACTTCGGCCAAAATGCGAATCTGACATATTTTATTCAACCTTCAAGTAAAGAACTTCCATTTGAAATTTCACCTCTTACTGGGGTTTTTAGTGTTAATGGCGAGCTTGATAGAGAAAAagaagacaaatacattttaacAGTTGTAGCAAGAGACAATGGTCAGGACAAAAAGTCTTCATCAGTTAGCGTCGAAATACAAGTATTAGATGTAAATGATAATGCACCTAAATTTTTCGGCTACGATGACATTCTGCAATGGAAACATCCAGAGGCAGGTGAACTTTCAAATCACAATTTTGAATCAGTTTTAATGATACCAGTTTACAAAGCGGTACTGCCAGAAAATGCACCGATCGGTACTGTAGTTACTAAAGTATACGCCAATGATTCCGATTTTATTGGCAATGGAAATGGTCTTATTCTTTATAGTTTGCCACAGAAGAAGAATCAACTTAATCTTTTTGCCATTGACTCAAAAGAAGGAATCATAACAACAACAGGAAGATTAGATTATGAAACACAATCAATGCACAATGTGACGGTAGTTGCTTCGGATTTAGGGTCACCTAGTTTAAGTTCAACAGCGATGTTATTGTTGACTGTCACTGACGTGCCCGACGAAATTGAAGTTTCAGACAAGCCAGTATTTATTTCACGTTATTATGAACTGGAAATAGAAGAAAACGTTCAAACTCCTATCGAATTAGTAACACTAAATCTTACAGAACATTATGAGACCttcaaaatgaaatattttattttaaatgaaaacgaCACGGATATAAAAAGAACATTCATAATTGATCCAAAGAATGGTACTTTGTATATGATAAAAAGCCCAGATAGGGAAACAAGAGACGTATACGAAGTCATAGTGCGAGCTGAAAGACAGAAAATTAGTAGAGAATTGCCTCATATGATATATCCAGTACCTGACGATGTTCTTGAAGGAATGACGAAATTTGATGTTAAAGTAATAGTAAGAATAAGGGATGTGAATGATAATGCGCCTAAATTCATAAACGGTGGCCGACCGCTGGTAACGGCGATAACAACTACTGCACCGTTTGGCTATCAAGTTATTCAGTTACAG GCAACCGATGCAGACTCAGGGATAAACGCTGACATCCGCTACCAGATTATCAACGAACAAGCCCCTCGTTTCGCCATTGACCACGTGACCGGTCGCGTGAGAGTGGTGGGTTCTCTAATAAGAGATTCCGGTAGAGTCTTCGGGTTCGACGTCAAAGCCACTGACAAACGCGGGGCTGATGACGGGAAGTCAGCAATCGCCAATGTTTTTGTGTACGTTTTGGATGAAAACAAACAACTGGTATTAGTAGTTGCTGCGAAACCAATGGAGGTTGAAAAGGAAATATCGAATATTACGCGGTACCTGACCAAAATGACCGGTTTTGACATTAGAGTGAGAAGGCTGGAAGCTAACACAAAGGCTTCGATGGATGGATATGC GACTGATATTTACTTGTACGCTGTGGACCCCATGTCAAACGCCATTATTGACATGGAAGTTCTTCAAAA ATCGCTGCTGAAGCGCGAGGTGGACCTCCGTCACGAGCTGGCCGGCTTCCGAGTGCTGGAGGTGGGCGACACGGCCATGGTTTCCGCGCGAAGCGGCCGCCTGCTTAGCACCATGGAGATCAGCGTGGTCGCGCTCGGCTGCATCGTGTTTGTTGGCGCCTGCACGACAGCCGTCTGCGTGCTGTGCGTCAGGAAGACTAGGAG AGATCACCGCCACCACAAACGCAAACATGTGACTCACTATATCGTTTGA
- the LOC135076743 gene encoding cadherin-89D isoform X1, with translation MTSAMAPRILIVLLAIVFARRAICCNFYPVGEYLKFVRIPENLKVGDEVLKVEVHPRKNLSLQPVDREEDAHLFTYRDVNRTHVAVVLAQSVDALVDSDTPQNVVKFRLGCDFDTGDDLISAYLSVTVYIEDVNDNVPQFLDTPYRITVDELTPTGLTIYKGIRAFDRDKPNTPNSDIQYSITSGDPEGHFALESSHKPSLVLRKPLDYDAGDKEFTLGITASDRGSPPRSSNTTVHIIVQDNDDLPPKFTQDAYKTQIPEFYPILGKRIHQELLFPEPIHAYDQDLGVNAPLRYELISGNERKLFTLDQLNGTMFLEKEIDLDIEVGLPGNTFVLQIQAAQVDNPLKTAQARVEVEIIDLNDNLPEFEVDFYNISIVENLPNGFSVLQVMASDRDQGDNGEFTYQLSDAEGAFSIDPRSGWLTVRNQSVLDREKHSSLRMKVYAKEKNPSVVGTFLDKQRLSKWRRNPSTSRPPYKDKTTYVFPDKINTRNENIEYFEDIHQLMSFVTVEVTLLDANDNNPVFVPSNLYEFAIKSNSKPGTFIGKVKAVDPDLGRNGIVLYDLQRTSNLTITSPFQVDPQTGAISVAESPIVEGRHALFIEASDQPANPSERRYSLAVITIDVTRATKGNRPDRPDFVGAPYEFWVGSNVGIGTSVGQIRINEAMNKNDVSYDLLHSYEEGVPFAVEEKSGVITVIDELSNFNRPLYDFEAVALQENANISISTNTTIHVVDVKDERGVLLKGAHSPLVFHVKENIAGATIGQIFHVNISALPVNSTGNIRFIIANQQDVTDDIAIGQDGTIFAQKPLDRERRDTYRMTVIAEFNKGVISGAGIYQVTIHVDDDNDNPPVFEMPVYEGFIKENSKRGTEVKTSNKIKATDADEGLNAQFMYTLFGDGHELFSVDEKTGIVTFIGNKLDREEKSMYLLKIAARDKGGLNSEAKLTITIVDENDNEPVFNQIIIPLGENVELLEADDKHKVKIYREKKNDLTGIITNTELKPKNKFAFNVSELGPLFLVPENVAIGSTILKLNAIDMDSGTNGQVRYEFVSEVFIPPHALTPHMMQIKRYFVINERHGHIIVARSLPPESEFRLNLLAIDGGELNDKLSVRVFVKDVNDHYPMFKKSWYTFNVEEAQYSRRVLGKVDATDADFGQNANLTYFIQPSSKELPFEISPLTGVFSVNGELDREKEDKYILTVVARDNGQDKKSSSVSVEIQVLDVNDNAPKFFGYDDILQWKHPEAGELSNHNFESVLMIPVYKAVLPENAPIGTVVTKVYANDSDFIGNGNGLILYSLPQKKNQLNLFAIDSKEGIITTTGRLDYETQSMHNVTVVASDLGSPSLSSTAMLLLTVTDVPDEIEVSDKPVFISRYYELEIEENVQTPIELVTLNLTEHYETFKMKYFILNENDTDIKRTFIIDPKNGTLYMIKSPDRETRDVYEVIVRAERQKISRELPHMIYPVPDDVLEGMTKFDVKVIVRIRDVNDNAPKFINGGRPLVTAITTTAPFGYQVIQLQATDADSGINADIRYQIINEQAPRFAIDHVTGRVRVVGSLIRDSGRVFGFDVKATDKRGADDGKSAIANVFVYVLDENKQLVLVVAAKPMEVEKEISNITRYLTKMTGFDIRVRRLEANTKASMDGYATDIYLYAVDPMSNAIIDMEVLQKSLLKREVDLRHELAGFRVLEVGDTAMVSARSGRLLSTMEISVVALGCIVFVGACTTAVCVLCVRKTRRKHHKPYSQQRLNAFSTEHLTKYGGLFPSGGNQCQELNQSYSEGDSYIDVINHNAAKKICPHGNTVEEFGKAHQKCVKGQFGDHTSEFNQKHERMCIKFNQRPLQKRKGQDTSITSVNSSGQDSGIAEARCPCGQSSVHTSEESSGCSYEDSLKSNHNQEGRKAYHREEPTFHRRASFGHQPLDPRHLHHRRQSFSENMQRHFPPHERISTGGITRQISTPNVSNIGQPYFVTNKKSLRRNEVLTEPMIDYDHSEGEDVFDTRIDRRPSKSHKRGKFMEIGGQAAVFVATPAAAEIMRRQGSERLMFARPL, from the exons GTTGCAACTTTTATCCTGTAGGCGAATACCTGAAATTCGTCAGGATACCAGAGAACCTCAAGGTTGGAGATGAGGTTCTGAAGGTGGAAGTGCATCCAAG GAAGAACCTGAGCCTGCAGCCGGTGGACCGAGAGGAGGACGCGCACCTGTTCACGTACCGTGATGTCAACCGCACGCACGTGGCCGTGGTGCTGGCGCAGAGCGTGGACGCACTGGTGGACAGCGACACGCCgcaaaacgtcgtcaagttccGCCTCGGCTGCGACTTCGACACCGGCGACGACCTG ATCTCAGCGTACCTCTCAGTGACGGTGTACATCGAGGACGTCAACGACAACGTGCCTCAGTTCCTGGACACCCCCTACCGCATCACAGTCGATGAACTTACGCCTACAG GACTAACAATCTACAAGGGCATCCGCGCCTTCGACCGCGACAAGCCAAATACACCCAACTCCGACATCCAGTACAGCATCACGTCCGGAGACCCTGAGGGCCACTTCGCCTTGGAGAGCTCCCACAAACCATCGCTAGTGCTGAGAAAGCCACTGGACTACGATGCTGGTGACAAGGAGTTCACGCTTGGTATCACGGCTTCa gaCCGTGGTTCGCCGCCTCGAAGTTCGAACACAACCGTGCACATCATTGTGCAAGATAACGATGACCTGCCTCCAAAGTTCACTCAGGATGCGTACAAAACTCAAATACCCGAGTTTTATCCCATTTTG GGCAAGCGTATCCACCAAGAGCTGCTATTTCCAGAGccgatccacgcgtacgatcAGGATCTAGGTGTGAACGCGCCACTCCGCTACGAGCTGATCTCTGGCAACGAGAGGAAGCTGTTCACACTGGACCAGCTCAACGGGACTATGTTCTTGGAGAAAGAGATCGATTTGGATATAGAAGTGGGGTTACCTG gaaacACATTTGTGCTTCAAATTCAAGCAGCTCAAGTCGACAATCCTTTGAAGACAGCTCAAGCCCGAGTGGAAGTAGAAATAATAGACTTGAACGACAATTTACCTGAGTTTGAAGTTGATTTCTACAACATTAGCATCGTGGAAAACTTGCCAAATG GATTTAGCGTTCTACAAGTCATGGCCTCTGATAGAGATCAAGGTGATAATGGAGAATTCACATATCAATTGAGCGATGCTGAAGGTGCATTTTCAATAGACCCTAGATCTGGATGGCTCACTGTTAGGAATCAG tctGTTTTAGATAGAGAAAAACATTCATCTCTGAGAATGAAAGTATACGCCAAGGAAAAGAATCCAAGCGTTGTAGGTACTTTTTTAGACAAGCAACGCTTATCAAAATGGCGACGAAATCCTTCAACCTCCAGACCACCTTACAAAGATAAAACGACTTACGTgtttcctgataaaataaataccaGGAATGAAAACATTGAGTACTTTGAAGATATCCATCAACTAATGTCATTTGTTACTGTTGAAGTAACTTTGCTAGACGCTAATGACAATAATCCTGTATTTGTTCCTAGTAATTTATACGAATTCGcaataaaatctaattctaagcCGGGCACATTCATTGGGAAAGTTAAAGCAGTTGATCCAGATCTTGGAAGAAATGGAATAGTTTTATACGATTTGCAAAGGACAAGTAATTTAACAATAACTTCGCCATTTCAAGTAGATCCTCAGACAGGGGCTATCTCGGTAGCAGAGTCTCCAATAGTTGAGGGCAGACATGCTTTATTCATTGAGGCATCGGATCAACCCGCCAATCCAAGTGAAAGAAGATACTCGTTAGCTGTTATTACTATCGATGTCACTAGAGCTACCAAAG GTAATAGACCGGACAGGCCTGATTTTGTCGGAGCTCCTTATGAGTTCTGGGTTGGCTCTAACGTTGGAATTGGAACAAGTGTGGGCCAAATAAGAATTAATGAAGCAATGAACAAAAATGATGTTTCTTACGACCTATTACATAGTTATGAAGAAGGAG tACCATTCGCCGTTGAGGAAAAATCTGGAGTCATAACTGTAATAGATGAACTTTCGAATTTCAATCGACCTTTATATGATTTTGAAGCGGTAGCTTTACAAGAGAATGCAAACATATCAATATCCACTAAcactacgattcatgttgttgaCGTAAAAGACGAGAGAGGTGTTTTattgaa GGGTGCGCATTCACCACTTGTGTTCCACGTCAAAGAAAATATTGCTGGCGCGACCATtggacaaatatttcatgtcAATATAAGCGCACTTCCAGTGAATAGTACAGGAAATATTCGATTTATCATCGCAAATCAACAAGATGTAACAGACGATATAGCCATTG GTCAGGATGGCACGATTTTTGCCCAAAAACCTTTGGACCGAGAAAGACGAGACACGTATCGAATGACTGTTATTGCTGAATTCAACAAAGGAGTGATATCTGGCGCTGGTATCTATCAAGTTACGATACACGTTGATGATGATAACGATAATCCTCCAGTATTTGAGATGCCTGTTTATGAAGGATTTATCAAAGAAAATTCAAAGAGAGGAACAGAAGTAAAAACAAGTAATAAGATAAAAGCTACTGATGCAGATGAGGGCCTTAATGCGCAATTTATGTACACTCTATTTGGAGATGGGCATGAATTATTTAGTGTCGATGAAAAAACTGGAATTGTGACCTTCATCGGAAATAAATTAGACCGGGAAGAAAAAAGCATGTACCTCTTGAAAATTGCAGCCAGAGATAAAGGAGGGCTCAATTCAGAGGCTAAATTAACAATTACGATAGTAGATGAGAATGACAATGAGCCAGTATTTAATCAAATCATAATACCACTGGGAGAAAATGTAGAGTTATTAGAAGCAGATGATAAACACAAAGTGAAAATTTATCGTGAAAAGAAAAACGATCTAACGGGCATAATAACAAATACagaattaaaaccaaaaaataaatttgctTTTAATGTCAGCGAGTTGGGTCCATTATTTTTGGTGCCAGAAAATGTAGCTATCGGTTCAACAATTTTGAAATTGAACGCCATTGATATGGATAGTGGTACTAATGGTCAAGTGAGATATGAATTTGTTTCGGAAGTTTTTATACCTCCACATGCATTAACTCCTCATATGATGCAAATCAAAAGATACTTTGTTATTAACGAAAGACACGGTCATATTATTGTAGCACGATCTTTGCCTCCTGAATCGGAATTTAGACTTAATCTGTTGGCTATAGACGGAGGAGAATTGAATGACAAGCTTTCAGTCAGAGTCTTTGTCAAAGATGTTAATGATCACTATCCTATGTTCAAAAAATCATGGTACACATTTAATGTGGAGGAAGCTCAATATTCAAGAAGAGTTCTAGGAAAAGTAGATGCTACTGATGCTGACTTCGGCCAAAATGCGAATCTGACATATTTTATTCAACCTTCAAGTAAAGAACTTCCATTTGAAATTTCACCTCTTACTGGGGTTTTTAGTGTTAATGGCGAGCTTGATAGAGAAAAagaagacaaatacattttaacAGTTGTAGCAAGAGACAATGGTCAGGACAAAAAGTCTTCATCAGTTAGCGTCGAAATACAAGTATTAGATGTAAATGATAATGCACCTAAATTTTTCGGCTACGATGACATTCTGCAATGGAAACATCCAGAGGCAGGTGAACTTTCAAATCACAATTTTGAATCAGTTTTAATGATACCAGTTTACAAAGCGGTACTGCCAGAAAATGCACCGATCGGTACTGTAGTTACTAAAGTATACGCCAATGATTCCGATTTTATTGGCAATGGAAATGGTCTTATTCTTTATAGTTTGCCACAGAAGAAGAATCAACTTAATCTTTTTGCCATTGACTCAAAAGAAGGAATCATAACAACAACAGGAAGATTAGATTATGAAACACAATCAATGCACAATGTGACGGTAGTTGCTTCGGATTTAGGGTCACCTAGTTTAAGTTCAACAGCGATGTTATTGTTGACTGTCACTGACGTGCCCGACGAAATTGAAGTTTCAGACAAGCCAGTATTTATTTCACGTTATTATGAACTGGAAATAGAAGAAAACGTTCAAACTCCTATCGAATTAGTAACACTAAATCTTACAGAACATTATGAGACCttcaaaatgaaatattttattttaaatgaaaacgaCACGGATATAAAAAGAACATTCATAATTGATCCAAAGAATGGTACTTTGTATATGATAAAAAGCCCAGATAGGGAAACAAGAGACGTATACGAAGTCATAGTGCGAGCTGAAAGACAGAAAATTAGTAGAGAATTGCCTCATATGATATATCCAGTACCTGACGATGTTCTTGAAGGAATGACGAAATTTGATGTTAAAGTAATAGTAAGAATAAGGGATGTGAATGATAATGCGCCTAAATTCATAAACGGTGGCCGACCGCTGGTAACGGCGATAACAACTACTGCACCGTTTGGCTATCAAGTTATTCAGTTACAG GCAACCGATGCAGACTCAGGGATAAACGCTGACATCCGCTACCAGATTATCAACGAACAAGCCCCTCGTTTCGCCATTGACCACGTGACCGGTCGCGTGAGAGTGGTGGGTTCTCTAATAAGAGATTCCGGTAGAGTCTTCGGGTTCGACGTCAAAGCCACTGACAAACGCGGGGCTGATGACGGGAAGTCAGCAATCGCCAATGTTTTTGTGTACGTTTTGGATGAAAACAAACAACTGGTATTAGTAGTTGCTGCGAAACCAATGGAGGTTGAAAAGGAAATATCGAATATTACGCGGTACCTGACCAAAATGACCGGTTTTGACATTAGAGTGAGAAGGCTGGAAGCTAACACAAAGGCTTCGATGGATGGATATGC GACTGATATTTACTTGTACGCTGTGGACCCCATGTCAAACGCCATTATTGACATGGAAGTTCTTCAAAA ATCGCTGCTGAAGCGCGAGGTGGACCTCCGTCACGAGCTGGCCGGCTTCCGAGTGCTGGAGGTGGGCGACACGGCCATGGTTTCCGCGCGAAGCGGCCGCCTGCTTAGCACCATGGAGATCAGCGTGGTCGCGCTCGGCTGCATCGTGTTTGTTGGCGCCTGCACGACAGCCGTCTGCGTGCTGTGCGTCAGGAAGACTAGGAG AAAACATCACAAACCATATTCCCAGCAACGTCTTAATGCTTTCTCCACTGAGCACCTTACTAAATACGGCGGTCTTTTCCCGTCGGGTGGCAACCAGTGCCAGGAGTTGAATCAGTCCTATAGCGAGGGCGACTCGTACATAGACGTGATCAACCACAACGCGGCCAAGAAGATATGTCCGCACGGGAACACGGTGGAGGAGTTCGGGAAGGCGCACCAGAAGTGCGTCAAGGGCCAGTTCGGGGACCACACGTCGGAGTTCAACCAGAAGCACGAGCGGATGTGCATCAAGTTCAACCAGCGACCTTTGCAAAAGAG GAAGGGGCAGGACACGTCGATAACGTCCGTGAATTCCAGCGGCCAGGACTCCGGCATCGCCGAGGCGCGCTGCCCCTGCGGCCAGTCCAGCGTCCACACCTCCGAGGAGAGCAGCGG TTGCAGCTACGAGGACTCTCTGAAGTCCAACCACAACCAAGAAGGGCGCAAGGCGTACCACAGGGAGGAGCCGACGTTCCACCGCCGCGCGTCCTTCGGGCACCAGCCGCTCGACCCGCGGCACCTCCACCACCGGCGGCAGTCCTTCTCCGAGAACATGCAGCGCCACTTCCCGCCCCACGAGAGGATATCCACTGGCGGGATAACCAGGCAGATATCCACGCCCAATGTGTCCAACATTGGCCAGCCATACTTCGTCACCAACAAGAAGAGTTTGCGACGAAACGAGGTCTTGACCGAACCGATGATCGACTACGATCACAGCGAAGGTGAGGATGTCTTTGACACGAGGATAGATAGGAGGCCGAGTAAGAGCCACAAGAGAGGGAAGTTTATGGAGATAGGAGGGCAAGCGGCCGTGTTTGTGGCGACTCCCGCGGCGGCTGAAATCATGAGGAGGCAGGGAAGTGAGAGACTAATGTTTGCCCGACCTTTGTAG